The following proteins are encoded in a genomic region of Gimesia algae:
- a CDS encoding family 16 glycoside hydrolase yields MTLQRLLRIHTSLLLTLFCVTLFFSPQSVAAADKGFKSIFDGKTLDNWDGDPRFWSVEDGAITGRTTKDNPTKGNTFLIWRGGTPGDFVLKLQYKIIGHNSGVQYRSFSLPNAADKWRVGGYQADMEAGDKYSGILYEERKRGILALRGQKTVIEKGKKPDVVGYLGDTNEIQKKIKKEDWNDYEIIARGNHLIHKINGVVTADVTDNDPEQRRADGIIALQLHQGPPMVVQFRDIELKELPAGDQTSSTDGAKKKVVLIAGKKSHGYGAHEHRAGCLLLAEALNNSGLNIETTVVAEGWPEDASVLEDADSIVIYCDGGGRHPYNDHLDELSKLAEHGVGMVNLHYGVEVPKGASGDAFLRWIGGYFEEWWSVNPHWTADYKNLPDHPISQGVKPFSINDEWYYHMRFQPEMKNVQPILTAVPPKETLSRPDGAHSGNPDVRKTLGQPQHMAWAYERPDGGRGFGFTGGHYHWNWGHNDFRKLVLNAIVWTAHAEVPSQGVESASVTVELLEENQDYEKPDNFNPARIKALLKEWNQ; encoded by the coding sequence ATGACACTACAGCGCTTGCTTCGCATTCACACCTCACTGTTGCTGACTCTGTTCTGTGTCACTCTGTTCTTCAGTCCTCAGTCAGTCGCTGCAGCGGATAAAGGTTTCAAATCGATCTTTGATGGTAAGACACTCGACAACTGGGACGGGGATCCCCGTTTCTGGTCTGTGGAAGATGGCGCCATCACCGGGCGCACGACCAAAGACAATCCAACCAAAGGTAACACCTTTCTCATCTGGCGTGGCGGTACACCGGGCGACTTTGTACTGAAGCTGCAGTATAAAATCATCGGCCACAATTCAGGCGTCCAATATCGCAGCTTTTCCTTACCCAATGCGGCAGACAAGTGGCGCGTGGGCGGTTATCAGGCTGACATGGAAGCCGGCGATAAATATTCGGGGATTCTCTACGAAGAACGGAAGCGAGGCATTCTTGCTTTACGCGGTCAAAAAACAGTCATTGAAAAAGGTAAAAAACCAGATGTGGTCGGTTACCTCGGCGATACGAACGAAATTCAGAAGAAGATCAAAAAAGAAGACTGGAACGATTATGAGATCATCGCCCGCGGGAATCATCTGATCCACAAAATCAATGGTGTGGTGACTGCAGACGTGACCGATAACGATCCTGAACAGCGCCGCGCTGATGGAATTATCGCCTTGCAATTACATCAGGGCCCACCCATGGTCGTGCAGTTTCGTGATATTGAACTGAAAGAACTGCCGGCTGGCGACCAGACTTCTTCCACGGACGGCGCTAAAAAAAAAGTAGTGCTGATCGCCGGTAAGAAGAGTCACGGGTACGGTGCTCACGAGCATCGTGCTGGGTGCCTGCTACTGGCCGAAGCATTGAACAACAGCGGTCTGAATATCGAGACCACTGTTGTGGCTGAAGGCTGGCCTGAAGATGCCAGTGTGCTGGAGGATGCCGATTCGATCGTAATCTATTGTGATGGCGGCGGACGTCACCCTTACAATGATCACCTGGATGAACTTAGCAAGCTGGCAGAGCATGGTGTGGGCATGGTGAATCTGCATTATGGTGTGGAAGTGCCCAAGGGGGCGTCGGGGGATGCCTTTCTGCGTTGGATTGGTGGTTACTTTGAAGAATGGTGGTCGGTCAATCCCCACTGGACCGCCGACTATAAAAATCTGCCCGATCATCCGATCTCGCAGGGCGTGAAGCCATTCAGCATTAATGATGAATGGTATTACCATATGCGATTTCAGCCTGAAATGAAAAATGTGCAGCCGATCCTGACTGCGGTTCCTCCCAAAGAAACTTTAAGTCGGCCCGATGGTGCTCACAGCGGAAATCCGGATGTGCGGAAAACGCTGGGGCAGCCTCAACATATGGCGTGGGCCTACGAACGCCCGGACGGAGGTCGCGGATTTGGCTTTACCGGTGGTCACTACCACTGGAACTGGGGGCACAACGATTTTCGGAAACTCGTACTGAATGCCATTGTCTGGACGGCCCATGCTGAAGTTCCTTCGCAGGGCGTAGAATCTGCGTCTGTCACTGTTGAACTTCTGGAAGAAAATCAGGATTACGAAAAGCCCGATAACTTTAATCCCGCCCGGATTAAAGCATTACTGAAAGAGTGGAATCAATAA